In Balaenoptera ricei isolate mBalRic1 chromosome 4, mBalRic1.hap2, whole genome shotgun sequence, the following are encoded in one genomic region:
- the CSTA gene encoding cystatin-A: protein MIAGGLTETSPATPEIQEIANTVKPQLEEKTNETYEKFEAVEYKTQVVSGTNYYIKIRVGNDCYTHIKVFKNLPHQNQPLTLLGYQADKSKDDELMGF from the exons ATGATAGCTGGAGGCTTAACTGAAACCTCACCTGCCACTCCAGAAATCCAGGAGATTGCTAACACG GTTAAACCACAGcttgaagaaaaaacaaatgagactTATGAAAAATTTGAAGCTGTGGAATATAAAACTCAAGTGGTTTCTGGAACGAATTACTACATTAAG aTACGAGTAGGTAATGATTGTTATACTCACATAAAAGTATTCAAAAACCTTCCTCACCAAAATCAGCCTTTGACACTTCTTGGCTACCAGGCTGACAAAAGCAAGGACGACGAGCTCATGGGCTTCTAG